In Acidobacteriota bacterium, a single genomic region encodes these proteins:
- a CDS encoding glycosyltransferase family 2 protein yields the protein MLTEKKISIVVPFHNEEKNVRALYEETVAAMSEVTPDYELVFVDDKSLDGTFRVLEGLVKEDPRVVVVKLRRNHGQTGALAAGFDHARGDIVIPMDGDLQHDPADIPEMVKCMVEGDYDIVSGWRKNRRDPFLSRKLPSRIANWLMAKLSGLHIHDFGTTFKVYRREVLEQVNLYGDLHRFIPALALSHGARVVEVPINNRKRLHGKSHYNIMRTFRVLFDLLTIRFILKYIQRPIHFFGIPGILCFLAGAGIGSFLLVKKVLTGGSTLVEHGPLLLLAVMLLLAGVFLICMGLLGELLTRIYFEHGDKTIYAVDRVLRHEPKPPPRRKGREEGGKA from the coding sequence ATGCTGACGGAAAAGAAGATCTCCATCGTCGTCCCCTTCCACAACGAGGAAAAGAACGTCCGGGCGCTCTACGAGGAGACGGTGGCGGCCATGAGCGAGGTCACGCCCGACTACGAACTGGTCTTCGTGGACGACAAGAGCCTGGACGGCACCTTCCGCGTCCTGGAGGGCCTGGTGAAGGAGGACCCCCGGGTGGTGGTGGTGAAGCTCCGGCGAAACCACGGCCAGACCGGCGCCCTCGCCGCCGGCTTCGACCACGCCCGGGGGGACATCGTGATCCCCATGGACGGCGACCTTCAACACGACCCCGCGGACATCCCGGAGATGGTCAAGTGCATGGTGGAGGGAGACTACGACATCGTCAGCGGCTGGCGGAAGAACCGCCGAGACCCCTTCCTCTCCCGAAAACTGCCCTCCCGCATCGCCAACTGGTTGATGGCGAAGCTGTCCGGGCTCCACATCCACGACTTCGGGACCACCTTCAAGGTCTACCGGCGGGAGGTCCTGGAGCAGGTCAACCTCTACGGGGACCTGCACCGCTTCATCCCCGCCCTGGCGCTCAGCCACGGCGCGAGGGTGGTGGAGGTCCCCATCAACAACCGCAAGCGCCTCCACGGGAAGTCCCACTACAACATCATGCGCACGTTCCGGGTGCTCTTCGACCTCCTGACCATCCGCTTCATCCTGAAGTACATCCAGAGACCCATCCACTTCTTCGGGATCCCGGGGATCCTCTGCTTCCTCGCCGGGGCGGGGATCGGGTCCTTCCTGCTGGTCAAGAAGGTCCTCACGGGGGGCAGCACCCTCGTCGAGCACGGCCCCCTGCTGCTCCTGGCGGTGATGCTGCTCCTGGCGGGGGTCTTCCTGATCTGCATGGGCCTCCTGGGCGAACTGCTCACCCGGATCTACTTCGAGCACGGCGACAAGACCATCTACGCGGTGGACCGGGTGCTTCGTCACGAGCCGAAGCCCCCCCCGAGGCGGAAGGGGCGGGAGGAAGGCGGCAAGGCGTAG